The genomic stretch GCTGATCGTCGCCGCCCTCGAGCAGCCGGTGCTCACCGGCCTGCTGGAGCGGATCGAGTCCCTCGGCATGACGGCCCTGGTCGAGGTGCACAGCGAGGCCGAGGCCGACCGCGCCCTGGCCGCCGGGGCGTCGGTGATCGGGGTCAACGCCCGCGACCTGACCACCCTGTCGGTCGACCGCTCGACGTTCGAGCGGATCGCCCCCGGGCTGCCCAGCGAGGTGGTCAAGATCGCCGAGTCCGGCGTCCGTGGGCCGCACGACCTGATCAGCTACGCCGGCGCCGGCGCCGACGCGGTGCTCGTCGGCGAGGGGCTGGTCACCGCCGGCGACCCGCGACAGGCCGTCGCCGACCTGGTCACCGCCGGTTCGCACCCCGCCACCCCGCGCGCCACCCGCTGAACCGACACGGGGACCCCCGCCCGGTCACCGCGCACATCGTGTCAAGCTGGGCACGTGACCATCTCCGCGCACCCTCCGGCCCCTGACGTGAGCAGCCCCGCTCTCGACGCCAGTTCCCGAGATGGCATGGCGCGCCCGGAGTGGCCGGACGCGACCGGCCACTTCGGCCCCTACGGCGGCCGGTTCGTCCCCGAGGCGCTGATCGCCGCGCTCGACGAGCTGACCGAGGCCTACGAGGCGATGCGGGTCGACCCCGCGTTCCTCACCGAGTTCGCCGAGCTGCAGCGTGACTACACCGGCCGGCCCAGCCCGATCACCGCCGTCCCGAAGTTCGCCGAGCACTGCGGCGGCGCCACGGTGCTGCTCAAGCGCGAGGACCTCAACCACACCGGCTCCCACAAGATCAACAACGTGCTCGGCCAGGCGCTGCTGACCAAGCGGATCGGCAAGAGCCGGGTCATCGCCGAGACCGGTGCCGGCCAGCACGGGGTCGCCACCGCCACCGCGGCGGCGCTGATGGGGCTGTCCTGCACGATCTACATGGGCGAGGAGGACACCCGCCGCCAGGCGCTGAACGTGGCCCGGATGCGGCTGCTCGGCGCCGAGGTCGTGCCGGTCACCACCGGCTCGCGCACCCTGAAGGACGCCATCAACGAGGCGTTCCGCGACTGGGTCACCAACGTGGAGACCACCAACTACGTCTTCGGCACCGTCGCCGGCCCGCACCCGTTCCCCGCCATGGTCCGCGACTTCCAGCGGGTGATCGGCGACGAGTCGCGCGGTCAGCTGCTGGACCGGCTGGGTCGGCTGCCCGACGTGGTGCTCGCCTGCGTCGGTGGCGGCTCCAACGCGATCGGCATCTTCACCGCCTTCGTCCCCGACGAGGACGTGCGGCTGGTCGGCCTGGAGGCCGGGGGCGACGGCGTGGAGACCGGGCGGCACGCCTCCTCCATCACCGGGGGCGACCCCGGGG from Modestobacter roseus encodes the following:
- the trpB gene encoding tryptophan synthase subunit beta, coding for MARPEWPDATGHFGPYGGRFVPEALIAALDELTEAYEAMRVDPAFLTEFAELQRDYTGRPSPITAVPKFAEHCGGATVLLKREDLNHTGSHKINNVLGQALLTKRIGKSRVIAETGAGQHGVATATAAALMGLSCTIYMGEEDTRRQALNVARMRLLGAEVVPVTTGSRTLKDAINEAFRDWVTNVETTNYVFGTVAGPHPFPAMVRDFQRVIGDESRGQLLDRLGRLPDVVLACVGGGSNAIGIFTAFVPDEDVRLVGLEAGGDGVETGRHASSITGGDPGVLHGARSYLLQDANGQTIESHSISAGLDYPGVGPEHSYLHDLGRAEYRPVTDAQAMEAFALLCRTEGIIPAIESAHALAGAMQVGRELGPDAVLLVNLSGRGDKDVETASAWFGLGEETAPTDSDERAVEAGRGAEPGAGMDTEQHTTEGAIANGAAVPGQQAGEQA